A part of Arthrobacter dokdonellae genomic DNA contains:
- a CDS encoding DUF3093 domain-containing protein: MSSTPAASATPLSTATYTEKLWPNLGVWVIVLGLSAAGILILIPISVLAGYLAFAGLLVLQTVLLIVWTPTIEVTADTLRVGRAVIEREYVGEVTYYLADEATAQRGTRLNGLAYLCIRGWIKPVVKVEITDPQDTTPYWLTSTRNPERLAAALGASRR; the protein is encoded by the coding sequence ATGTCTTCCACACCGGCCGCCAGCGCCACACCCCTGTCCACAGCGACGTACACCGAGAAGTTGTGGCCCAACCTGGGCGTATGGGTGATTGTGCTGGGCCTTTCGGCGGCCGGCATCCTCATCCTCATCCCCATCAGCGTACTGGCCGGCTACCTGGCCTTCGCGGGCCTGCTGGTACTGCAGACAGTCCTCCTGATCGTGTGGACCCCGACCATCGAGGTCACGGCGGACACGCTGCGCGTGGGCCGGGCCGTGATCGAGCGCGAGTACGTCGGGGAGGTCACGTACTATCTGGCCGACGAGGCCACCGCCCAGCGCGGCACCCGGCTCAACGGCCTGGCGTACCTTTGCATCCGCGGCTGGATCAAGCCTGTCGTCAAGGTCGAAATCACGGACCCGCAGGACACCACGCCCTACTGGCTGACCTCCACGCGCAACCCCGAGCGCCTGGCGGCCGCCCTGGGCGCGTCCCGCCGTTGA
- a CDS encoding DUF4193 domain-containing protein yields the protein MATDYDAPRKNDDDSDGNVLASLAVRPSGQSGTVIDLDEAELADSYELPGGDLSGEELAVEVLPAQADEFTCSSCFLVRHRSQLAREKDGLMYCRDCEG from the coding sequence ATGGCAACGGATTATGACGCGCCACGCAAGAACGACGACGACAGCGACGGCAACGTTCTGGCCTCCCTCGCGGTCAGGCCTTCCGGACAGTCCGGAACCGTCATTGACCTGGATGAGGCCGAGCTGGCAGACAGCTATGAGCTGCCCGGCGGCGACCTGTCGGGCGAGGAGCTGGCCGTGGAGGTCCTCCCGGCCCAGGCGGACGAATTCACCTGTTCATCCTGCTTCCTGGTCAGGCACCGTTCCCAGCTGGCGCGTGAAAAGGACGGCCTGATGTACTGCAGGGACTGCGAAGGCTGA
- a CDS encoding DUF3710 domain-containing protein, giving the protein MAFGFGKKKKNDTAGDAASDGNSRQAGTDAGAASDDDGTLPLPPDPSDTVYERSVHGPLDADEVSSTDGYVDLGALLITPREGLALRLEVEESTNRVIAVTLDLNGSSLQLQAFAAPRSEELWRDIREQIGLSVGSQGGEIEILDGTFGKEVLAKVPAQATDGSHGYRVARFIGVDGPRWFLRGVLGGDAAVNPDAARQLEDLFRGVVVVRGETPLPPRDLLVLRLPRDAAASPDGAVAADQAVPAQGGEPFRRGPEITAIG; this is encoded by the coding sequence ATGGCTTTTGGGTTTGGCAAGAAAAAGAAGAATGACACCGCGGGCGACGCCGCGTCCGACGGCAACTCCCGGCAGGCCGGCACGGACGCCGGCGCCGCGTCGGACGACGACGGCACGCTGCCCCTGCCGCCGGACCCGTCGGACACCGTCTACGAGCGCTCCGTCCACGGCCCCCTCGACGCGGACGAGGTTTCCAGCACCGACGGCTATGTGGACCTTGGCGCCCTGCTGATCACCCCGCGGGAAGGGCTGGCGCTGCGCCTTGAAGTAGAGGAAAGCACCAACCGCGTCATCGCCGTCACCCTGGACCTGAACGGGTCCAGCCTGCAGCTGCAGGCCTTTGCCGCACCGCGTTCGGAAGAGCTCTGGCGTGACATCCGTGAACAAATCGGGCTCTCGGTCGGCTCGCAGGGCGGCGAAATTGAAATTCTCGACGGCACCTTCGGCAAGGAAGTGCTGGCCAAGGTGCCCGCCCAGGCCACCGACGGCAGCCACGGTTACCGCGTGGCCCGCTTCATCGGCGTCGACGGTCCCCGCTGGTTCCTGCGCGGCGTCCTGGGCGGCGACGCAGCCGTGAACCCGGACGCCGCACGCCAGCTGGAGGACCTGTTCAGGGGCGTGGTGGTGGTGCGCGGGGAAACCCCGCTGCCGCCGCGCGACCTGCTGGTCCTGCGGCTCCCCCGGGATGCGGCTGCGAGCCCCGACGGCGCCGTGGCGGCCGACCAAGCCGTTCCCGCCCAGGGTGGCGAACCGTTCCGGCGCGGACCGGAAATCACAGCGATCGGCTGA